The genomic stretch AAACttgtttcttccaaaatatccatagcatatttccgTTGAGAAATCATCAAACCATCTATAGATTGGgctacctcaatacccaagaaATAACGAAGCttaccaagatcttttgtctgaaATTGATTTGAGAGATGTTGCTTTAACTGGAGTATACCCTGCTGATCACTACCAgttatgacaatatcatctacatacacaataagataaatacaccCTTGGACTGAGTGACGATAAAAAAACAGAATGGTCTGGTTCACTACGGACCATACCAAATTGTTGTACTACAGTGCTGAATCTGCCAAACCAAGCTCTCGGAGAttgcttaagaccataaagagacATGTGTAACCTACACACCATATTCGATGACTCCTCCTGAGCAACAAATCCAGGTGGTTActccatatatacttcctcttcaagatcaccatgtaaaaaagcattttttatgtcaagttgatgaagaggcCAATGTCGAATGGATGCAATGGCTAGAAGAAGTCTAACAGATGTCATCTTGGCTACAGGCGAGAAGGTATCACTATAATCCAATCCAATATGAGTGTATCCTTTGGCTACCAAGCGAGCTTTAAATCGATCAATCTTACCATCTGGACCAACCTTCAATGTATAAATCCAACGACAACCTACTAAAGATCTCCCATGGGGTAGAGGAACCAGTTCCCAGGTACCACTGCTTTGAAGAGcacacatttcatcaatcattgCTTGCCTTCACTCAGGGTGAGACAATGCTTCACATGGAGTTTTAGGAATAGAAacagaagacaaagaagacaaacaagtatactacaaaggggaaagacgatgataacataaatcaatataatgTGGAGAAGGATTTCGTGTTTGACGTATACCTTTTCGAAGGGCAATCGGAAGATCGGACTCAGGTTGCAGGATCAGATCCGGTGATGTCGGAGGCATCGGAGGAGAGTCTGCAATGACCTCAAGGATAGGTATGACCTCAAGGACAGGTATGACCTCAGGGACAGGGATGACAGGCGTTGGGTGACGACGCTGATATGTTTGAAGTGGTCGAGAAGTGGGTGGGTCAGGAGCCCTAGACTGATGGGGGTAATGGTAGGCGGGACATTAATAACTACCGGAAAAGATGTGGGAGTACTTTCTTGAATGGGTTCTGGAGTTACGTGACTAGACTCGAAATATGGAACTGACTCGAAGAAGGTAACATCGGCCGATACTGGGTACCGTTGTAGAGTATGTTAATAACAACGATAACCTTTTTGGCATCGATGATAACTAAGAAAGACACACTTTAGTGATCGAGCTAAGAGTTTATCAAGACCAGGAGAGAGATTGTGTACAAAACATGTGGACCCAAAGACTCGGGGAGGAATTGGGTGAAGTGGGGAATTGGGAAAAAGGATTGAATGAGGAATTTTATTGTTAAGGACAGATGAGGGCATGCGATTTATAAGATAATATGTTGTTAGCACACCATCCCCCCAAAACCGAAGTGGAACATTACCATGGAGAAGTAGGGTCCGAGTGGTTTCTACAAGATGCCGATTTTTACGTTCCGCTACCccgttttgttgaggtgtgtgagGGCAAGATGTTTGATGGAGAATACCATTGCGTGACATGAAATTCTAAAATTGTTGGGATAAATATTCACGGGCATTGTCACTTCTTAAGGTACGGATAGACACACCGAATTGAGTTCTTATTTCTTGATAGAATTGTTCAACAATAGAAAATAATTCAGATCTATTCTTCATTAAAAATAACCACGTGCAAcgtgaaaaatcatcaataaaggtgacaaaatacctagactcaagagtagagacagtacgcgagggaccccaaacatcggtgtgaactaaagcaaaaggggACGAAGCTCGTTTATTGACTCGATTGGGAAACTGGCCACGAGTGTGTTTCCGTAGTTGACACGACTCACAATGTAAATTAGATACCTTCGATAAATTTGGCACCAACTTATGTAGTTTGGAAAGACTGGAATGACCTAACTGAACATGGATAGTGAGTGGAGAATCTTTGGCTGAGCATGTCTGAGATGACACAGAGAGGTAATAAAGGCCTTGAGACTCACATCCGACACCAATTGTTTGTCCCGAACTCCGATCCTGCAGGGTAACATTATTATTAGTGAAAGTGACACTACAATCAAGAGAACGAGTTAAACGACTGACTGAAAAtaaattaaatggacaattagGTACATAGAGGACAGAAGTAACCGAGAGAGAAGGTAGAATTCGAACAGTACCAATCCCTTCGGATCGGGTTTGAGAATCATTGGCAGAAGTTATAGTAGGTAAGAAACCGGATGTAGAGAGGGGAGATAAAAGATTTTTATTACCGGTAACATAATCAAACGCACCAAAATCAAAGACCTAagatccaagagaagatgattgAGAGAGACAAGCAGGTGAATTACCAATGTGTGCTACCGAAGCAGTAGAATCTAAGTTCTGATAATTCTGATACCACTTGAGGAAATCATCGTAGTTTGGCGTAAAGTTACGAGGAGTAGCCGTGAGTATCGGATCTGAAACAATTGCCCTATGGAGAGTGGAGCGGTTGAAAAATTGCCGGGATTGGCCGTCAGATGTGTTGTCACGTGCGGAGGTTTCTGCCGATGAAAAGTGGGGAACGGCTGGATCGGAAGAGGCGCTTCTACTGGTAGGTTACCGAAGAATTTTGAAAAGTGAGAGGCAAACCGGAGTGATGACACGGTTTGCAAAAAAAAACAGAGTGATGACACGGTTTGCAACAAAAGAAAAATCTCACCGGAAGACAGTGGGTCAACCGGGTAAAGCACGACGAAGAAAGAATTGCCTCTTAGCAGACTCTAGATACCATGTTGAAATACAAGAGACTgagagacatttgaataaactGTGTGTTTTGAAAAACATTACGGAGACTTTATTATAAAGAGAGATtataactaattacatgatatagtcgatgtgggactatttgatatacaaatattcttaatattatatttacaaatatcaacagAATATAACAACGCTTAAATACCAAATTTATTCGATATCAAGTCAACTGTTTAAGGATGAATTGGGATTCGAGAATTCATGATATCCTACTTATTTATTTATAATAAGTAGTGAATTCAAATTCCTCAATGAATATGAAACTCCGTTTTTTCTATGTCGatgaataactttttctatggatGTTTTATTCTTTAGAAGGTAAGAGAAAAGATAAAACtaaaaataaagtattaaattgAATTATTAATCCATATTCAAGTTTGAAACTCATGTAATTAACCTCTTTTCTTGTTATCTTGTTATTAACTTTATAGAAGATTAAAAGAATTAACTTATTATTAAGTCCATAGAAGATCAAAAGAATTGACCGTTGACCGTTGAGCTATCTTCATTGTTAAAAATATATTCGCTTAAATTTTTACACACATATTAAGAAACACAATAATACTGTCATAAGATATTACTCTTTTACTAACTTAACTATAACTTCGCCATATTAATTAATGTGTTAGAAGTAGTGTATCAAATAATAATTATATGACAATTGAAAAAAGAACATTCATATGATTAGAAAATGAGAATGACAGTTCTTTAAAAAAAGAATTTATTTATTAAAACGACAAATTTAAAGTGAAAAGAGTAGTACGCAAGAAGGAACTACAAAATGTGTGATCATAATCACTGTCTAATAAATAGAAATCTGAAATGCATATCGATAGAGATACATTTTTTATATTTATCTACGAGatacattttttttaaataaaatttaggtacaatttaattgaattgtacttaatatattaaaaaaaaatcattccGAGCACTTTACTATTCTCCGTTTCTTTTTAATTGTAGTTTGagtaaaaaaaattgttttttttaattgacgttttcaaaaaaatttaaaatttgagGTAACATTAATAGTCGTTTTGTCAAAATTACTCCTAATTACTTattaaaaagagaaaaaaaaataataaataattaaaaatattatagATAAAAAGACAATCATTATGTAAAAAATAAATCATTATTTAAAAAGTAGTAAAAATTATTAACTTTCTTAATATgcataaaaaaaattaaaaaagaacGGAGGGAGTATTTTACAAGAAAATTGATTTACTTTGtcaaaaaattatttttcaaagTTTATGTAATTTTTGTTGACAAAATATTAAATTTAGAGTCAAATGTGGGAAAAAAGATTTAAAGCTATCAAACAAAGGTTTAGAGGTATGAAAGTAGCTCTTTTGAGTGTTGACATTTTCATTCTCCTCATTTTAAGAGGCAATTTTCTCATAACAAAAGATAACAGTTATGAAGAGTCATTGTGATGGAAAGAAGATTTAAAGCTATAAACAAAGGTTTAGAGGTATGAAAATAGCTCTTTTGAGTCTTAGACATTTTCAATGTGTTCATTTTAAGAATTTTCTTATGGTGATTAACAAATAAAGCCAacataaattttaaaaatataataaaattgtTTTCGCAGTATAAACATTGTCTAAAATGCATTCAACTTATGTCATCAAAATATGAGGAAAGAGGTAAACCAAGttcattaaaaaaacaaaaaagcTGAATTGAgttaattttaaaaataaaatatattaaaaagAACAAAACCAAATATTATCATTTACAACTTGAAAACAATATTCATTTATAAGCCTCTCCAGGGTAACATATAGTTCATTTATATTCATGTAGCACTTTCATATATAAAACGTGTTATAACTCTTGAAGTTGTGGAAGAATATATTCACACCAAAAAATGTCAGTGATTTATTGACAGATTTATCACGATGGATCGGAACTCTGGATGTTATGTTTGGTTATTTTAGTACAATCAAATGGTCCAatctcttgatttttcttcaCCTGTAAACCATAATGAAACAAAGAAATAAGCCATATACAACAATACATCATCAAAATAAAAAGCATATAGTCACCATGAACGAATTGAGAAAGTAACATTAATAATATGCAACTTTCTGATTGAGATAACCCTATAAACACATTTGTGTATGAAACTTTACCAAAGTGATATCAATGGTTGAGAATGGAGATTGGGGGGCTTTGGTGAAATGAAAAAGGTTGATACAGGGCCAGTGAAAAGGCATTTGTAAAGGATGTGAAATTCCATAAATGTTCCAGTCAACCTAATTCTAATGGGTTATCTAATCACAAAAATACAAATATCAAATGCCTAGTTCTAGTATTTACTTTTTTGAAGTTAATAATTGAATTCATAGAAATTATACACGAACAAGTGAGATTGCAAAACAATCTTACGCTTTGAATTTGAATCAAATCTAGATACTGAAGAATGGACCTACCGGTGACCAAGGGTTCGGTTCATTCTGGACTTTGTCAGGAGGAGAGTTTTGTACAGCGCCACTCTTCATCATTAAAATCTCCTGCAGACGCAACAAATAAGATGAATCCAACATGGCAAAAATCACCACATTGCAAAGAACTAATTGCTTTATGTAAAGTCAGGAGCCTTAACCTtaaaaacaagtttgattccacTGCCATATGCAATTCAAACAATGCAAGTAAACATTTAACACAAACAATTACTAACAATTAGCTAACTTTGACAGTTTAAAAAATCAATGCAAACATACATAAACATAAATATTAAAAAGGGGGCGATGTTAAAGGCCAAAAAAATGGCAATGTAAGACTtcaaaacagaaaaacaagttGGCATGAAATACTTTGTCAGGAAAAGAAACTTAGTAATTAGGGATTAAAAGTATTGATGTTAGCTTAAGAAATTTGAGTCACCTCTCCAGCTGCTTCTATTGCAGCTAACCATTCCTCAGTAAAGGGAGCAACATTCAGTGGAGGCTTCGCTATCGGAACTTCCTGCTTGGTTTTAGTTGCATCTATTTCGCTGCCACTCACAAAATTAACATTGGTCACTCAATATGTAACGCTTCAAAACTGTCTTAGATTTAAAATGGAGGCTGCCAAAACATAGATGAACAAAAGTTATACAACAAAAATGATACTCACAGATGAATTATTTTGCCGTTGTCTTCTTCTGGAAAGTCGATTTTGTCTTTTGACTGACTTGCCATGTCAGTATTAGGAGACTTATCATTCTCAAAGACAGTAGTTACAGCTGCATCTGATAAACTTTCACTGTTCACTGAACCAACTTCATTACCTTGTAGGATTGTTTCAATGAAGATTGAATTATCTGAATCTAGTAACTTCGATTTTTCACTTAAAAGACATTGCTCCTCAGATTTCCAAGCAACTGCACTAGTAAAGGGGCCTTCACTCACTTGAATAGAAGAATCTAAATCAGCAGAAATAGCATTCCTATTGAGTTTCACTGAACTAACTTCGCTGCCTTCTGGGATTGTTGCGTTGAAGATTGAATTCTCTGAAGCTaataattttgatttttcacTTAAAAGACAGGGGCCTTCACTCACATCAATAGAAGAACCTAATTCAGCAGAAATAGCGTTCTCATTGAGTTTCATTGAACTAACTTCGCTGCCTTGTGGGATTGTTGCATTGAAGATTGAATTCTCTGAAGCTaataattttgatttttcacTTAAAAGACATGGATCTTCACTCACTTTAGTAGAAGAATCAAATTCAGCAGAAATAACATTCTCGAGTTGAATTTCAACTGAAGGAGATATATCTAATGAACCTTCTTCTGCACCGTTGATTTGCAAAAGTTCCACTTTTTCATCGACACCTTGATTTCCATCTTTGTTTACAAGCATATCTGAACTTAGTAACTTTGAATTTTCACTTAAACTACACTGCTTCTCACATATCAAAGAAACTGCAGTTGAAAAGGGATCTTCACTCACTTCAATAGAAGAGTCAAATTCAGAAGAAAAAAAGTTCATATTGAGTTGAGTTTCAACTAAAGGCAGTATATCCGACAAACCTTCTTCAGCATCATTGATTTGCAAAAGTTCAACCTTGTCTTCCACATCATGATTTCCATCTTCTGCACCATTGATTTGCAAGAGTTCCACCTTTTCATCCACATCATGATTTCCATCTTCTACATCGTTGATTTGCAAAAGTTCCACCTTTTCATCCACATCATTGATTTGCAAAAGTTCCACCTTTTCGTCCACATCACAATTTCCATCGTCTGCACCATTGATTTGCAACAGTTCCACCTTTTCATCCACATCATGATTTCCATCTTCTGCACCATTGATTTGCAAGAGTTCCACCTTTTCATCCACATCATGATTTCCATCTTCTGCACCATTGATTTGCAAGAGTTCCGCCTTTTCATCCACGTCATGATTTCCATCTTCTACATCATTGATTTGCAAAAGTTCCACCGTTTTATCCACATCATTAATTTGCAAAAGTTCCACCTTTTCATCCACATCATTGATTTGCAAAAGTTCCACCTTTTCATCCACATCACGATTTCCATCTTCTGCACCATTGATTTGCAAGAGTTCCACCTTTTTATCCACGTCATGATTTCCATCTTCTACATCATTGATTTGCAAAATTTCCACCTTTTCATCCACATCATTAATTTGCAAAAGTTCCACCTTTTCATCCACATCATTGATTTGCAAAAGTTCCACCTTTTCATCCAAATCACGATTTCCATCTTCTGCACCAATGATTTGCAAGAGTTCCACCTTTCCATCCACATCATGATTTCCATCTTCTACATCATTGATTTGCAAAATTTCCACCTTTTCATCCACATCATTGATTTGCAAATGTTCCACCTTTTCATCCACATCATTGATCTGCAAAAGATCCACATTTTCATCCAAATCACAATTTCCATCTTCTGCACCATTGATTCGCAAGAGTTCCACCTTTTCATCCACATCATGATTTCCATCTTCCACATCATTGATTTGCAAAAGTTCCACCTTTTCATCTACATTATTGATTTGCAAAAGTTCCACCTTTTCATCCACATCACGATTTTTATCTTCTGCACCATTGATTTGCAAAAGTTCCACCTTTTCATCCACATCACGATTTCCATCTTCCGCCCCGTTGATTTGCAAGAGTTCCACCTTTTCATCCACGTCATGATTTCCATCTTCTACATCATTGAGTTGCAAAAGTTCCACCTTTTCATCCACATCATTGATTTGCAAAAGTTCCACCATTTCGTCCACATCATTTATTTGCAAAAGTTCCACCTTTTCGTCCACATCACGATTTCCATCTTCTGCACCATTGATTTGCAAGAGTTCCACCTTTTCATCCACATCATGATTTTCATCTTCTACATCATTGATTTGCAAAAGTTCCACCTTTTCATCCACATCCTTGATTTGCAACACAACATGATTTCCATCTTCTACATCATTGATTTGCAAAAGTTCCACCTTTTCATCCACATCATGATTTCCATCTTCTACATCATTGATTTGCAAGAGTTCCATCTTTTCATCCACATCATTGATTTGCAAAAATTCCGCCTTTTCATCCACATCATTGATTTGCAGAAGTTCCACCTTTCCATCGACATCATGATTTCCCTCTATGTTTACAGACATATCTTCAATATGATGATTGGTAGCATTGTGCTCATTGCTATGGAACCCGCATCCTTCAAATGCATCCTCAACTAAATTTTGCTCCTTGATTTCTGTAGATGAAACAATAACTTTTGGCAGAAAGTCACTATCCAAGTGAACATCCTGGGAATTTACAGCAACAACAGCACTAGACTTTTGAAACCCAGGAAGATAGGAATCTTCATTTATGTTATTATCATCTGCCAATGAAGATGCTGAAACAGTTATACAATTTTCACTCAACCTATCCAATTCAAACTCCGGAGTTCTATCACGGATTGCTTTTGAGTCAATAACCTGGTCACATTCCTTATCCACTGGGCTTCTCAGGATGAAACCTAATTGATCATCTACAGGAAGCTGACAGTCTTTGATCTCAATTATTTTAGATTCATCCTCAGAAGCGTCATTGATTCCTAGTATGGAATTTTCAGGAGAACCTTTGGAAAATAAGCTCGTCACATGAACTGGCTGAGAACTGTTCATATCAGAGATATTTTCTTTTTCCGGTCCAATTTCTTCTACACCACTAGGATTTAGAGCCTTGGGTTGGTCTGCCTGTAACTGCTGACTAACTGCGTCTAAATTACTTTGGGTGGTTTTTTTGCAATTGATTATGAGACTCTCGTTCAATAAATGCCCCTGTGCATCTCCTTCATATCTACCAAATTCATCAGCACCACAATTTACCTGTTCAGTATTCTTACACGGGGTTCCTTGTTTAGATCCTTCGGGGACAGTTTTGCAAAAATCATCAAGGCTAGAATTTAAAAGTGCAGTCTTGGCACTCTTGTATCCCTTAAACTCTCCTGAAAACTCTGCCTGTAGTATCAAACTTTCCTTGAAAGGCGGAATGTCACCGGTGGGCCCTTTGATTTGATCATCTTCATCTTGTCCTATGGTATTCTGCACAGTATTAGAAGTTCTCTGCATGATAGGAAAGAGCGTAGACTGTGGTTCCTGATATGAAGACCGGTCCCCATTTGACGTAACATCATATAACTTGTTATCCAGAGTGTGGTCGGCCTCTTTCTCCAACTGCTCATGTGTCTGACTCTTTTTAAGAAGTTCATTCTCATGTGTAGGTATTACCATGTTCTCCATGCTAGAAATGATCTCATTTTCATGTAGTTCTCCTTGCTCCTTGGATTTTAAGATGACATCATCAAGAATGTTTTCAACCTCTGCTTGCTTACTTATTATTTCAAAAATCGAAGAATCACAATCCCCTTCTACACCAGGCATCTGCTTATTGTCTATTTGCACGATTGCTTCTGGCTTGACATCTGAAAGGCTTAATTCCTTAGTGTCTGACACTTTCTCCAGAGTGTGGTCAGCCTCTTTCTCCAACTGCTCATGTGTCTGACTCTTTGTAAGAAATTCCTTTTCATGTGTAGGTAATACCATGTTCTCCATGCTAGAAATGATCTCATTTTCATGTAGTTCTCCTTGTTCCTTGGATTTTAAGATAACATCATCAAGAATGTTTTCAACCTCTGCTTGCTTACTTATTATTTCAAAAACCGAAGAATCACAATCCACTTCTACACCAGCCATCTGCTTATTGTCTATTTGCACGATTGCTTCTGGCTTGACATCTGAAAGGCTTAATTCCTTAGTGTCTGACACTTTCTCCAGAGTGTGGTCAGCCTCTTTCTCCAACTGCTCATGTGTCTGACTCTTCGTAAGAAATTCCTTTTCATGTGTAGGTAATACCATGTTCTCCATGCTTGAAATGATCTCATTTTCATGTAGTTCTCCTTGCTCCTTAGATTTTAAGATGACATCATCAAGAATGTTTTCAACCTCTGCTTGCTTACTTATTATTTCAAAAACCGAAGAATCACAATCCACTTCTACACCAGCCATCTGCTTATTGTCTATTTGCATGATTGCTTCTGGCTTGACGTCTGAAAGGCTTAATTCCTTAGTGTCTGACACTTTCTCCAGAGTGTGGTCAGCCTCTTTCTCCAACTGCTCATGTGTCTGACTCTTTGTAAGAAATTCCTTTTCACGTGTAGGTAATACCATGTTCTCCATGCTAGAAATGATCTCATTTTCATGTAGTTCTCCTTGTTCCTTGGATTTTAAGATGACATCATCAAGAATGTTTTCAACCTCTGCTTGCTTACTTATTATTTCAAAAATCGAAGAATCACAATCCACTTCTACACCAGCCATCTGCTTATTGTCTATTTGCACGATTGCTTCTGGCTTGACATCTGAAAGGCTTAATTCATTAGTGTCTGACATTTTCTCCAGAGTGTGGTCAGCGTCTTTCTCCAACTGCTCGTGTGTCTGACTCTTCGTAAGAAATTCCTTTTCATGTGTAGGTAATACCATGTTCTCCATGCTTGAAATGATCTCATTTTCATGTAGTTCTCCTTGCTCCTTAGATTTTAAGATGACATCATCAAGAATGTTTTCAACCTCTGCTTGCTTACTTATTATTTCAAAACTAGAAGAATCAAAATCCACTTCTACACCAGCCTTCTGCTTATTGTCTATTGGCACAATTGCTTCTGAGTTGACATCTGAATGGCTTAATTCCTTAGTACGATTCTTTGCTGCCCCTTTGACAATTTTGGACCTTGCTTCTTTAACAGAAACTGTTCCCAACTTCCTTAGTTTAGGAATGTTACTCTCTGAAGGTTTGCAGGGTATGGAGCTTTTCTGCAAGCTGTGTGAACCGGAAGCTTTTACCTGCAAAGCAAAAATAATAGGCATGGACGTGTGATCAATATGTGAGTGTCATTTTATTGATGCATGCTTCTAAATATGATATAGGGAAATGAACATAATAATCATACCTGAGAAAAGAAACCAATGGAGGGAGATGGCTTCCGTAGGCCTGATGATTTTATTGTCCCTGTTTGATGCGTTGTTTGATCCATTCTGGATGGTGGACGTAGTATGGAAACTGGGGTATCCTGTGCAGCAGGTCAAAAATATTTCAAGAGAATAATCAAATAATTTGTAGTTAAATAACAAAAAATACAAAATTGATGGAGTAAAAAATTGAATATTTGAGTAAGTACCCACCGAAAGTTTTCCAGCCTGCTTGGTAAGACTTCTACTAACAGAACACTTGTCAGCCATATCAACTTTAGGGATGCTTGGAACATATGTAGGATTTTTTGACAGGCTAGAGATGCTTGGTGTAGGATTTTTTGACATGCGAGGGATGCTTGGCGTAGGATTTTTTGATAGGCTAGGGATGCTTGGCGTAGGATTTTTTGGCAGGCCTAACATAATAAAAACGAGATCAATAAATTTGGGGACAGAAAAAAGAGGGATTTCACACTTCTGAAGTTAAGAATGCTGAAGTGAGAGATTCATTTTAAACGGAAAAGTGAAAAGTTAGTGATTGATTAAAAAAGCCAATAGTTGAGATTTCGATCATATGCATGTATTTTGACTAACAAACTACAAAGTTGTTTAAATTTCATCGTTGATCTTTGAATTGACTACTATAAAGTACTCACATTTTCCTTCTGAAGTGTATTCCTAGGTTTACAAGAGTTAAATCCAGAAAAAAGGATCAAATACAAACTACAGAACTTACTAGGATGTGCATTCTGATTTCTTTTTGAGGAACCTGAGCTCAACATTCCACTCCTAGTGGTAGTTGCATTTGCAGAAACATTGGATTTTGGTCCTGGTATCCCAGTGATTTTTGACTCTTTACTCGGCATTTTAGCGGTGTCAGTTATTTTTAGTTTTCAAAGGAGTTAAGGTAAGCACTTTCATTATTCAACAGAAATACATACAACTAAATTCCAGCACACACACACTAAAGAGACTCCACTCTGCAACAGTTTGAGTTAACTTCAAATTTATAAAATCACTTCAGCTAAAATAAGATTACAGTTTTTATTCATGAAAGTCTTTATAAAGTTTATAAAAGGTTATGGAGAAATTAAATGAGAAAAGTACCACAAAAAGTAAAGAAGCAGAAATTAATTACAACTTATTCAATATAAACTTTTTCTTTAAAAAACACATAGTTACAGTAAGATTCTTTCTACGTTTTTTCTCATAAGATTCTTCTTGACAAAGCTGACTGTTAATAAATATGCATCTAAACAAGCTTATAAAATCACTTCAGCTAAAATGAGTTTACAGTTTTTATTCATG from Lathyrus oleraceus cultivar Zhongwan6 chromosome 7, CAAS_Psat_ZW6_1.0, whole genome shotgun sequence encodes the following:
- the LOC127100429 gene encoding uncharacterized protein LOC127100429 isoform X45, producing the protein MPSKESKITGIPGPKSNVSANATTTRSGMLSSGSSKRNQNAHPSLPKNPTPSIPSLSKNPTPSIPRMSKNPTPSISSLSKNPTYVPSIPKVDMADKCSVSRSLTKQAGKLSDTPVSILRPPSRMDQTTHQTGTIKSSGLRKPSPSIGFFSQVKASGSHSLQKSSIPCKPSESNIPKLRKLGTVSVKEARSKIVKGAAKNRTKELSHSDVNSEAIVPIDNKQKAGVEVDFDSSSFEIISKQAEVENILDDVILKSKEQGELHENEIISSMENMVLPTHEKEFLTKSQTHEQLEKDADHTLEKMSDTNELSLSDVKPEAIVQIDNKQMAGVEVDCDSSIFEIISKQAEVENILDDVILKSKEQGELHENEIISSMENMVLPTREKEFLTKSQTHEQLEKEADHTLEKVSDTKELSLSDVKPEAIMQIDNKQMAGVEVDCDSSVFEIISKQAEVENILDDVILKSKEQGELHENEIISSMENMVLPTHEKEFLTKSQTHEQLEKEADHTLEKVSDTKELSLSDVKPEAIVQIDNKQMAGVEVDCDSSVFEIISKQAEVENILDDVILKSKEQGELHENEIISSMENMVLPTHEKEFLTKSQTHEQLEKEADHTLEKVSDTKELSLSDVKPEAIVQIDNKQMPGVEGDCDSSIFEIISKQAEVENILDDVILKSKEQGELHENEIISSMENMVIPTHENELLKKSQTHEQLEKEADHTLDNKLYDVTSNGDRSSYQEPQSTLFPIMQRTSNTVQNTIGQDEDDQIKGPTGDIPPFKESLILQAEFSGEFKGYKSAKTALLNSSLDDFCKTVPEGSKQGTPCKNTEQVNCGADEFGRYEGDAQGHLLNESLIINCKKTTQSNLDAVSQQLQADQPKALNPSGVEEIGPEKENISDMNSSQPVHVTSLFSKGSPENSILGINDASEDESKIIEIKDCQLPVDDQLGFILRSPVDKECDQVIDSKAIRDRTPEFELDRLSENCITVSASSLADDNNINEDSYLPGFQKSSAVVAVNSQDVHLDSDFLPKVIVSSTEIKEQNLVEDAFEGCGFHSNEHNATNHHIEDMSVNIEGNHDVDGKVELLQINDVDEKVELLQINDVDEKVEILQINDVEDGNHDVDKKVELLQINGAEDGNRDVDEKVELLQINDVDEKVELLQINDVDKTVELLQINDVEDGNHDVDEKAELLQINGAEDGNHDVDEKVELLQINGAEDGNHDVDEKVELLQINGADDGNCDVDEKVELLQINDVDEKVELLQINDVEDGNHDVDEKVELLQINGAEDGNHDVEDKVELLQINDAEEGLSDILPLVETQLNMNFFSSEFDSSIEVSEDPFSTAVSLICEKQCSLSENSKLLSSDMLVNKDGNQGVDEKVELLQINGAEEGSLDISPSVEIQLENVISAEFDSSTKVSEDPCLLSEKSKLLASENSIFNATIPQGSEVSSMKLNENAISAELGSSIDVSEGPCLLSEKSKLLASENSIFNATIPEGSEVSSVKLNRNAISADLDSSIQVSEGPFTSAVAWKSEEQCLLSEKSKLLDSDNSIFIETILQGNEVGSVNSESLSDAAVTTVFENDKSPNTDMASQSKDKIDFPEEDNGKIIHLEIDATKTKQEVPIAKPPLNVAPFTEEWLAAIEAAGEEILMMKSGAVQNSPPDKVQNEPNPWSPVKKNQEIGPFDCTKITKHNIQSSDPS